Proteins encoded together in one Neobacillus sp. FSL H8-0543 window:
- a CDS encoding NAD(P)-dependent oxidoreductase: MKIAIIGASGKAGSRILNEAVSRGHEVTAIVRDASKIENKNVEVIEKAIFDLKSDDMKKFEVVVNAFGAPLGEEQAHVDAGHALIEALKGTNTRAIIVGGAGSLYVDDNKTLTVMETPDFPDIFIPTAKGQGRNLKELQETSTINWTFISPSAFFDAEGKRTGSYRSGKDHLLVNSKGESYISYADYAIAVLDEIENPEHINERFTVVGEAE, from the coding sequence GTTAGTCGTGGACATGAAGTAACAGCTATTGTAAGAGATGCTTCAAAAATTGAAAATAAAAACGTTGAGGTTATTGAGAAAGCTATATTCGACCTCAAATCTGATGATATGAAAAAGTTTGAAGTGGTTGTGAACGCCTTCGGTGCGCCTCTTGGTGAAGAGCAAGCACATGTTGATGCTGGTCATGCATTAATTGAGGCACTAAAAGGAACAAATACAAGAGCCATTATTGTCGGTGGTGCTGGAAGCCTTTATGTAGACGATAACAAAACTCTTACGGTAATGGAAACACCTGATTTTCCAGATATATTTATCCCGACTGCTAAAGGGCAAGGACGTAACTTAAAAGAATTACAGGAAACTTCTACTATTAACTGGACATTTATCAGTCCTTCTGCGTTTTTTGATGCTGAAGGAAAAAGAACAGGTTCCTATCGGTCTGGAAAAGATCATCTTTTAGTTAATTCAAAAGGTGAAAGTTATATTAGCTATGCAGATTATGCTATAGCAGTATTGGACGAAATTGAAAATCCAGAACATATAAATGAACGTTTTACAGTTGTCGGTGAAGCAGAATAA
- a CDS encoding GNAT family N-acetyltransferase has translation MNIKIKKCTLVDSPKLQEISYETFNETFKHQNSPENMNAYLERAFNLKQLEKELSNSSSQFFFVYFNNEVAGYLKVNSNDAQSEEMDDESLEIERIYIKSKFHKHGLGKYLLNKALEIAMESNKKKIWLGVWEKNENALAFYKKMGFVQTGAHSFYMGDEEQMDLIMTKTLI, from the coding sequence ATGAATATAAAAATAAAAAAGTGTACACTAGTAGACTCACCCAAACTTCAAGAAATTAGTTATGAAACATTTAATGAGACATTTAAGCATCAAAATTCACCTGAGAATATGAATGCCTATTTGGAAAGGGCCTTTAACTTAAAACAATTAGAAAAAGAATTATCCAATAGTTCTTCGCAATTCTTTTTTGTTTATTTTAATAATGAAGTCGCTGGATATTTAAAGGTCAATTCCAATGATGCTCAATCTGAAGAAATGGATGATGAATCACTTGAAATCGAGCGGATTTATATTAAGAGCAAATTTCATAAACATGGCCTTGGTAAATATTTGTTAAATAAAGCTTTGGAAATTGCGATGGAAAGTAATAAAAAGAAAATTTGGCTAGGAGTATGGGAAAAAAACGAAAATGCTCTTGCTTTTTATAAGAAAATGGGATTCGTTCAAACTGGAGCCCACTCCTTTTATATGGGTGATGAAGAACAAATGGACTTAATAATGACCAAAACTCTCATCTAA
- a CDS encoding ArsI/CadI family heavy metal resistance metalloenzyme: MKNAHIGLNVTNLEKSIVFYSNLFGVEPVKVKSDYAKYLLETPGLNFTLNHRDEVTGNQVGHFGFQVESTEEVMAHKYRLTEQGIQLQFDEINTTCCYALQDKFWVNDPDGNEWEFFYTKADVDVYNLNDSACCTSEPKA, encoded by the coding sequence ATGAAAAATGCTCATATTGGTCTTAATGTTACAAACCTTGAAAAATCCATTGTGTTTTACAGCAATCTTTTCGGGGTTGAACCGGTTAAAGTAAAGTCCGATTATGCGAAGTACCTTCTTGAAACACCAGGATTAAACTTTACACTTAATCATCGAGATGAAGTAACTGGAAATCAGGTTGGACACTTCGGCTTTCAAGTTGAAAGCACAGAAGAAGTGATGGCTCATAAGTACAGACTTACAGAACAGGGTATTCAGTTGCAATTCGACGAAATTAATACAACATGTTGTTATGCCCTCCAAGATAAATTTTGGGTTAATGATCCTGATGGAAACGAGTGGGAGTTTTTCTACACAAAAGCAGATGTGGATGTTTACAATTTAAACGATTCTGCTTGTTGCACTTCTGAACCAAAGGCTTAA
- a CDS encoding MarR family winged helix-turn-helix transcriptional regulator, which translates to MENVRELFQVMTRRFGLLNKNCCQIGETEISLVQSHIIYEILRNDKPSMQQVADTLGIDITTFSRQIQTLIKMELIKKSPLPEDRRVSQLTLTTQGKYVAAKIDAEMDQYLNEVFSNMSEFEREMVIKSVKLLNESMSKSTVCCKTLI; encoded by the coding sequence ATGGAAAACGTTAGAGAATTATTTCAAGTTATGACAAGGCGATTTGGTCTTTTAAATAAAAACTGTTGTCAAATAGGTGAAACTGAAATATCCCTTGTACAAAGTCATATCATTTATGAAATTCTCCGTAATGATAAACCATCGATGCAACAGGTCGCTGATACTCTGGGGATTGATATAACTACCTTTAGTCGCCAAATCCAAACGCTAATAAAGATGGAGCTGATTAAAAAATCACCTCTACCTGAGGATCGACGTGTCTCACAACTTACTCTAACTACACAAGGAAAATATGTTGCTGCGAAGATTGATGCAGAAATGGACCAATATCTTAACGAAGTGTTTTCAAATATGAGTGAATTTGAACGGGAAATGGTAATTAAATCAGTCAAACTACTAAACGAATCCATGTCAAAATCAACTGTTTGTTGTAAAACATTAATTTGA